A region of Myxococcus stipitatus DSM 14675 DNA encodes the following proteins:
- the infC gene encoding translation initiation factor IF-3: MLRDQRGNRGGSRDQRTNRRIRAREVRVVGSDGSQLGVMPLEAALDKARSEGLDLVEVSPMAQPPVCKIMDYGKFKYEEKKKASEAKRAQLIVHLKEVKLRPKTEEHDYEFKVRNTRRFIEEGNKAKVVIQFRGREITHKEQGTAILDDVAKDLKEVAVVEQPPRMEGRLMFMILAPTPKVAQRAREQARQAAGITKRPTPAPSADEKSAAPADEKPAAPAAAAAAPSAPSEERPPASDTTGPTP; encoded by the coding sequence ATTCTTCGTGATCAGAGAGGTAACCGCGGCGGGAGCCGCGACCAGAGAACCAATCGCCGTATCCGTGCCCGCGAGGTTCGCGTGGTCGGCTCCGATGGCTCACAGCTCGGAGTCATGCCGCTCGAGGCCGCGCTCGACAAGGCCCGCTCGGAAGGGCTGGACCTCGTCGAGGTCAGCCCCATGGCTCAGCCGCCAGTCTGCAAGATCATGGACTACGGCAAGTTCAAGTACGAGGAGAAGAAGAAGGCCTCGGAAGCCAAGCGGGCTCAGCTGATTGTCCACCTCAAGGAAGTGAAGCTCCGTCCCAAGACGGAGGAGCACGACTACGAGTTCAAGGTCCGCAACACGCGGCGCTTCATCGAAGAGGGCAACAAGGCCAAGGTGGTCATCCAGTTCCGCGGGCGTGAAATCACGCACAAGGAGCAGGGCACGGCCATCCTCGATGACGTGGCGAAGGACCTGAAGGAAGTGGCCGTCGTGGAGCAGCCGCCCCGGATGGAAGGGCGACTGATGTTCATGATTCTGGCGCCCACGCCGAAGGTGGCGCAGCGCGCTCGCGAGCAGGCCCGTCAGGCCGCGGGAATCACCAAGCGCCCCACTCCGGCGCCGTCCGCCGACGAGAAGTCGGCCGCGCCCGCCGACGAGAAGCCCGCCGCGCCCGCCGCTGCCGCCGCCGCCCCCAGTGCCCCCTCCGAGGAGCGCCCGCCCGCGTCTGACACGACGGGCCCGACTCCCTGA